GCCAGCTGCTCGACCTCCGGCGCCGACTTGATCATGCCCAGGTTGTCGCGCAGCCACTGGATCAGCGAGCCCGTGACGGCGATCGAGCCCTCCAGTGCGTAGACCGGCTTCGCGTCGCCGAGCTTGTAGCAGACCGTGGTCAGGAGCCCGTTCTTGGAGTGCACGATCTCCTCGCCCGTGTTGACGATCAGGAAGTTTCCGGTGCCGTAGGTGTTTTTGGCCCCGCCCTTTTCAAACGCCGCCTGGCCGAACGTGGCCGCCTGCTGGTCGCCCAGGATGCCGGCCACCGGAGTCTCGCGCAGCAGCTGGCTTCCGTGCACCTTGCCGTAGACCTCGGAGGAGGACTTGATCTCGGGCATCATGGACTTCGGCACGCCGAAGGTCGAGAGGATCTCCTCATCCCAGGAAAGGGTCTCCAGGTCCATGAACATGGTGCGCGAGGCGTTGGTGACGTCGGTGATGTGGACTCCGCCGTCGGTGCCGCCGGTGAGGTTCCAGACAACCCAGCTGTCAGTGTTGCCAAACAGCAGGTCCCCGGCCTCCGCCTTGGCGCGGGCTCCTTCGACGTTGTCCAGTATCCACTTGATCTTGGTGCCGGAGAAATAGGTGGCCAGCGGCAGCCCCACCTTTTGCTTGAAGCGCTCCACGCCGCCGTCGGCGGCGAGCTCGTCAACGATGGCCTGCGTGCGGGTGTCCTGCCAGACAATGGCGTTGTAGACCGGGACACCGGTGGTCTTGTCCCAGACGACGGCGGTCTCGCGCTGGTTGGTGATGCCGACGCCGACGATGTCGTGCCGGGTGAGGTTGGCCTGGGCCAACGCGGTGCCGATGACCTCGCGGGTGTTGTTCCAGATTTCGGTCGCGTCGTGCTCCACCCAGCCGGCCTTGGGGAAGATCTGCTCGTGCTCGAGCTGCCCGCTGGAGACGATGTTGCCGTCGTGGTCAAAGACGATGGCACGGCTGCTGGTGGTTCCCTGGTCGATGGCAATTACATATTGAGACATCATTGTTTCCTTTGTTTGTGCAGCCTGCCAGCAAGCTGCGGCCCGATCCAACTTCTACTTGGTCTACTTCATAAGGCAGTTAACAACAAGGGGCTGCCTTCCAAGGCCCGGCCCCGCCGCTATTTGACGACGAGCGGCAGCCACTGTGCCATGAGCCCGCCAAGGGCGCCGCCCACGAGCGGGCCGACGACGGGGACCCAGGAATAGCTCCAGTCGCTGGCACCCTTGCCCTTGATGGGCAGAAGTGCGTGGGCTATGCGCGGACCGAGGTCACGTGCGGGGTTGATGGCGTAACCGGTCGGTCCACCGAGTGACGCGCCGATGGCGACAACCAGCAGTGCCACAGGCAGGGGGCCCAGGCCCGTCACGCCGCCGCCGAAGTGCAGGATGACAAACACCAGCACAAAGGTGCCGATGATTTCAGTGACCACGTTCCAGCCATAGTTGCGCTTGGCCGGCCCGGTGGAGAAGACGCCGAGCTTGGTGGCGCCGTCCGGCTCGTCGTCGAAGTGCTGCTTGTAGGCAAGCCAGCACACCACCGCGCCGATGAAGGCGCCAAGCATTTCCCCGCCAAAGTACGTCAGGGTCGAGCCGAAGGTGATGGGCACGTTGGGTGCATAGTCCGTGGCACCGCTGGAAAGGATGCCCACGGTCACGGCGGGGTTCAGGTGGGCCCCGGACTTGGCGGCGACGAACACGCCGGCCATGACGGCCAGGCCCCAGCCCCAGTTGACCATGAGGAAGCCGCCGGCGTTGCCCTTGGTTCCCCTCAGCGCCACGTTGGCCACGACGCCGCAACCCAGCAGGGTGAGCATCATTGTTCCCATCACTTCGGACAGGAACACTATTCCAAGGTTCATCGTTGACTCCTTCTATTCATTTTTGTGGACTGCGGCTCTCTCGCGGCCGCGGTTCTTGAGCCCCGTTGCCCAGAGGCGTTTAGGCGATCAAGTTTTGTATCTGCACGCCGTGGAGGCGTGAGAGAACGTCTTCGGCATGGCTGACCTCTTCAGCCTGCCGTTCCCTGGACCAGCCCAGCGGACCCGCCAGGGCCTTCGCGGTTTCCGCCAGCAACTCGGCCGTGACCAGTCCGCGGAAGGCCAGGGAGGTGCGGCGGATCATCACGTCGACGAGGTGGCCGATGTGTTCGTGGGCCGCCATGAATTCAATTTCCCGGCGGCTGAGCTCGCGGGTGGATTCAAGGGACTCGTCTTCGCCGGCGGCGAGGTATGCCAGGACCTGGCCGGCGCGCGTGCCGTAGCGGGTGAGCAGGACGGCAGCGCGGGCGGCGTCGACGCCGCCGCCGGTGTGGGCGGCAATCCAGGCCTCCACGGCGGCTCCGGTGGCGGGGAAGCCGGCCCCTCCGCCAATGGCGAGTTTCGCCGTCGAGGTTTTCCGTTCGGCCCCCAACGCTGCCAGGACGTCGTTGGCGAGGTGCTCGGACAGTGCGCGGAAGGTGGTCCACTTCCCGCCGACCAGGCTGAACACGGGGACCGTGGCACCGGCGACGGCCATGTCCGAACGCTCGATGCGGTAGTCGCGGGAGACGAAGCCGGGCGCGGTTTCGTCGTGCCGGGGCAGGGGGCGCACGCCGGAGAAGCTGTACACAATCTCGTTGCGGGTGACGCTGATGGCCGGGAAGACGTGGCCGATGAGCTCGAAGAAATAGTCGATCTCCTCCTCCGTGCAAACGGCCTCCTCGGTGATGTCCGCGTCGATGTCCGTGGTGCCAACCAGCACCCGGTCCCCCATGGGATAGATCAGGACAATCCGGCCGTCGGTGTGCTCAAAGAAGATTTCGCGGCCGTTACACGCGGCCAGAAGTTCGGCATGGTCCAGCACAATGTGCGATCCCTTGGTGCCGCCCATGAACCGGGTGGCCGCGCCCATTGCGGCGTTGGTGGAGTCCACCCAGGCGCCGGTCGTGTTGACGATCACGTCTGCCGTGAAGGCGAATTCGTCGCCGGTGAGCTGGTCGGTGAGCTGGACGCCCCGGTCCGTGATGGCCGTGGCCGCCACATAGTTGGTCGCCCGCGCACGGCTGGCGCCGTCCGCCGCAGTGCCGGCTTCGGACTGCCCTGCCTTCTCACCGTCCTGGAGCACGTCCAGGGTCAGGCGTTCCGGGTTGTGCACGGAAGCATCGTAATAGGTGGCGGCATACTTGATGCCCGGATGCAGTGCAGGCAGTTCAGCCAGCGCCTTGGCGCGGCCCTTGAACTCGTGGCGGGGGACGCTGCCCCCGTCGCGGGAGAAGGAATCGTACATGGCCAGGCCCGCCTTGATCAGGAAGGCGCCACGCTCCTGGGGCTTGCCCTGCTTGTGCGTCAGGAAGCGCATCGGGGCGGCCAGGATGCCGGAAAAAGTGCTGAAGATGGGGATGGTGGTCTGCAGCGGCTTCACGTAGTGGGGGGCGATCTTCAGCAGCCGGTTGCGTTCCACCACGGATTCACGCACCAGCCGGAATTCGCCGTTTTCCAGGTAGCGGATGCCACCGTGGATCATGTGCGACGACGCACCGGAGGCGCCCTGGCAATAGTCGCCGCGCTCCACGAGTGCCACGTCGATGCCCTGCAGGGCCAGGTCGCGGAATGTGCCCACGCCGTTGATCCCGCCCCCGATGATGAGGACCTGGGCATGGGGCCGGCTGCGCAACGCCTCCACGTGCGGCCGCGGGGCCGCTTCGGAGTCGTTGGCGTTCTTGGCCGGCTTGCCGAGCATTCTCACGGTGACCTCATTCGAGTTCGTGTTGGGTGCGCACCGGGCGGCTGTTGGCCATCGGGCGCCTGTTCCCACTATTCTTTGACGAATTGAAAAATATAATCAACCCGTTTGCACAAACGTGCAGAAAGGCAGTGTTTACCATGCCAAGCAGGCGCCCCAAGCAATCAGATGCCCTGCGGGCTGCACAAATGTACTATCTGCAGGACCAGACCATGGATGCCATTGCCAGGGAGCTGCGCACCTCCCGCTCCACGGTCTCGCGCCTGCTTTCCACGGCACGCGACACCGGCCTGGTGCAGATCCAGGTCAAGACGCCGGCCGACCGGGCGCCTGAGCTGGAACGGGCCATCCGCAAGCGATACCAGGTGGAGGTACATGTGGTGCCCGTGCTGGACACGCTGGACGAAGTGGAGGTTCTTGACCGCGTGAGCATGCAGGCGGCCCGGACCATCACGCCTCTGGTCGACTCCAACGCAGTCATCGGGGTGGCCTGGGGATCCACGCTCAGCGCGGTGAGCCGGCACCTGACCCGCAAGACCACGCATGGAACCACCATCGTCCAACTCAACGGCGCCGGAAACACGCAGACCACCGGCATCACCTACGCCTCCGAGATCATCCGCCGCTTCGGCAGCGCCTACGGGGCAAAGGTGGAGCAGTTCCCGGTCCCGGCCTTCTTCGACCATGCCGAGACCAAGCGCATGATGTGGGAGGAACGCAGCGTGCGGCGCATCCTTGACCTCCAGGAGCGCATGACGATCGCCATCTTCGGCGTGGGATCCATGGACGCGGACGTCCCGAGCCACGTCTACGCCGGCGGCTACCTGGACTCCACCGACCTGGACGAGCTCGAGGCCTCCGGCGTGGCTGGCGACGTCGCCACGGTCTTCTTCCGCGACGACGGCACCGACACGGGGATCGTGCTCAATGACCGCTCCAGCGGACCAGGTCTGGACAGCCTGCGCAGGGTCCGGCGTCGCATATGCGTGGTCTCGGGGGCCAAAAAGATCAAGGGGCTCAGGGGGGCGCTCGCCGCCGGCCTGGCCACCGACCTGATCCTGGACGAGGGCACGGCCCGCGAGCTCGTCGAGGCGGACGCGCATTCCAGCGACCCGATCTTCGACTTCCTGAACAGCCTGGACGGGGTCTGAAGCGGGTGAAGCCCAGGCGCGATGCACCGGCACCGGACGCATTAATCGGTAGAGTCGTATCCATGCACCTCGCACCAAAAGTCCCGCTCAACAACGGCGTCTTCATTGACGCGCTCGGCTTCGGCGTCTACAAGGTCCCCGCCGCGGGCTGCGCGGACCTGGTCTCGACCGCCATCGACGCCGGCTACCGCACCGTGGACACGGCCGCCCTGTACGGCAACGAGGAAGGCGTGGGGCAGGCCGTCCACGCCGCCGTTGCGGCCGGGATGCCCCGCGAGGAGCTCTTTGTCACGTCCAAGGTGTGGAACGACCGCCACGGCTACGACGCAACCCTCGCCGCCTTTGGCGAAACCATGGACCGGCTCAAGCTCGACTACCTTGACCTGTTTCTGATCCATTGGCCCTGCCCGGAGCAGGACTTGTTCATTCCCACGTACCAGGCGCTGGAAACGCTCTACCACGAGGGCCGCGTGCGGGCCATTGGGGTCAGCAACTTTGAGCCGGAGCACCTGCGCCGGCTCCTGGATGCCACCGAGGTGGTCCCGGCCGTCAACCAGGTGGAGCTCCACCCCTGGCTGCAGCAGCATGAGCTGCGCGCCCTCCATGCCGAACTGGGGATCGCCACGCAGGCGTGGAGCCCGCTGGCCCGCGGCCAGCTTCTGGACGAGCCGGCCTTGAGAGCCCTGGCCGACGCGCACGGGACGTCCGTGGCGCAGGTGGTGCTGCGCTGGCATGTCCAGTCCGGCCACCTCGTGATTCCCAAGGCCTCAAGCCAGGAGCGGATCGCCGCGAACCTTGACGTCTTTGGCTTTCAGCTCTCAGCCTCTGACATGGCCGTGATTGCCAGCATGGACAGCGGTCGGCGCTCCGGTTCCGACCCCAACAATGTGAACTAGCGGCCCGGTGAGGAGGAACGTGAAGGAACGTACGACGCCGGGCACCGGACCCATCGCTGTTGACCTGTCCGGCCGGGCCGCCGACCACACGGTTGAGGTGGCTGGCGCGGCCGTGCGCTACTGGGACTATGCGCCCCTGGAATGGACGCCCGCCACCCGCACCATCGTCATGGTGCACGGCTTCCGCGGCGACCACCACGGGCTGGAGCGGGTGGTGGAACTACTGCCGGACCACCGTGTCATCATGCCGGACCTGCCGGGTTTTGGGGCTTCACCCGCCTTCGACCGCACCGAGCACAGCATTGCCGGCTATGGCCACTTCCTGGCCGGTTTCCTGGACGCGCTGGCCCTGGGCAGCAAAACCGTGCTGCTGGGGCACTCCTTCGGCTCCATCGTGGCCAGCCATTTCACCGCCTCCCGCCCCGGACGGGTGCATGCCCTGATCCTGGTCAACCCCATCGCCGCGCCGGCGCTGGAAGGCCCCAGCGGCCATTTGACCAAGCTGGCGGTCTTTTACTACCGGGCCGCGGCGAAACTCCCGGCCCCCCTCGGCAATGCCCTGCTGCGCAACTGGCTCATTGTCCATGCGATGAGCATGGCCATGGCCAAGACCAAGGAGCGCGCACTGCTGACGTTCATCCACGGCCAGCACCACGCGTACTTCAGCAGATTCGCGAACCGGGACATGCTGCTGGAGGCATTCCGCGCCTCCGTCGGCGGCACCGTGAGGGAGGTGGCTGACAGGCTCACCCTGCCCGTGCTCCTCGTCGCCGGCGCCGAGGACGAGATTGCCACGCTCCCCAACCAGCACAAGCTCATGGACCTGCTGCCGGATGGCGAGCTGGTGGTCATCAGCGACGTGGGCCACCTGATCCACTACGAAACGCCAGGGCCGGCTGCCGCAGCCATCCTCAACTTCCTGGAAAGGCATCCCGCCCCATGACCCCCAGTAGCAGCCCCGCCACGTCCGACGGCGGCCCGTCCGGCGGCGGCCGGCCCCGGATCGTCATGGATGCCCGGTTCACCCGGATGGACCACCACGACGGGATCAGCCGTTACGGCGCAAGCCTCATGGCCGCCGTCGCCCCCTATGCCGACGTCACCATGCTCATCCACGACGAACGCCAACTGGCCCTGCTGCCCAAGCTGCCGTGGGTCAAGGTCAATTCACCCCTGTCCCCGCTGGAACTGTTCGTGTCCCGCCACGTGAACAAGCTGGGCGCGGACGTGGTGTTCTGCCCCATGCAGACCATGGGCACCTGGGGCCGGAAGTACCCGCTGGTCCTGACCCTGCACGACCTCATCTACTACGAGCACCCGGCCCCGCCCGGCTTCCTGCCGGCACCCGTGCGCGTATTGTGGCGGCTGTACCACAAGGCGTACTGGCCGCAGCGCCTGCTGCTGAACCGTGCGGACACCGTCGCGACGATCAGCCACACCACGCTGGGGCTGATGAACAAATTCCGGTTGACGCGCAAGCCGATCCGGATTGTGGGCAACGCCCCGCAGGGCGGCCGCGTCCCCCGCGACCCCGCGGTGGCGCCGGAAAAGTCGCTGGCGTACATGGGCTCATTCATGCCGTACAAAAACGTTGAGACGCTTATTGCCGGGATGGCCCGGCTGCCGGACTTCACGCTGCACCTGCTCAGCCGGATCACCGCCGAACGCCGGGCCAAGCTGGAGTCGCTTATTCCCGCGGGGGCGAAGGTGGTGTTCCACAACGGGGTCACCGATGCCGAATATGACGAGCTGCTGCTGCGCAGCACCGCCCTGGTCACCCTGTCCAAGGCCGAAGGCTACGGCCTGCCACTCGTGGAGGCGATGGCCCTGGGCACGCCCGTGGTGGTGGCGGACACCGACATCTTCCGCGAGGTGGGCGGCTCGGCGGCGCACTATGTCCCCGCCGACTCCCCCATCGCCTTCGCCGCCGCCGTGCGGGCCCTGGACGACCACGACGCCTGGGCGGCCAGTTCGACGGCGTCGGTGGCCCAGGCGTCAACGTTCAGCTGGGACGATTCGGCCCGGGAGCTGCTGGCAATCGTGGAGGAACTGCGCGGACAGGGCTGAAGCGGTGCGCCCGCCCCGGGTGGTTTCCGGTGCGCCTCGGCTGATGCCCGGCTGGAACCAGCCGGACCCAGCCATGGTCGGAACGGTGGTGGACGCGCTCTCGGCCCAACCCCACTTGTCCGTTGCCCGCGCGGCTGCATGGCCCGCGCGGCCGCGTGGCCCGCACGGCTTTCGCCACGGCGCCGGGTGAACCCGTCCCGCGCGTTGCCGCGGGGTGCTCCGCGCCGGAACCGGTGGGCGCCACGTTGGTTCCTAAGTTTTCGTTGTCGTACTCGACAACAGACCCCATCGATCGCGCTTCCGTTGGTCCGGATGTGCTCGCCATGATGCCCCCCAGGGCGCATCCCATGTCGTCACGATTCGAATTGATATTTGGGTAGACTAAAGCCTATTTGATTTCTGAGGTTTACATATTCTACTCTATGTGATGGAATGGAGGCATGGAGAACTTCCAGCCAGATGCAACTCACAGCGGCGGCCGCCAGCGTGCCGCCGGGTTTTGGTCGCCTGCCCCTGGAATCGTCGCCGCCTATCAAGTAGACGAGCCACCATCCCCGGCCCCGCACGACCAGCCCACACCTGACCCGTTCGCGGCGGCCCGGAAGCTGGCCGGCAAGC
This genomic stretch from Arthrobacter dokdonellae harbors:
- a CDS encoding glycosyltransferase family 4 protein, encoding MTPSSSPATSDGGPSGGGRPRIVMDARFTRMDHHDGISRYGASLMAAVAPYADVTMLIHDERQLALLPKLPWVKVNSPLSPLELFVSRHVNKLGADVVFCPMQTMGTWGRKYPLVLTLHDLIYYEHPAPPGFLPAPVRVLWRLYHKAYWPQRLLLNRADTVATISHTTLGLMNKFRLTRKPIRIVGNAPQGGRVPRDPAVAPEKSLAYMGSFMPYKNVETLIAGMARLPDFTLHLLSRITAERRAKLESLIPAGAKVVFHNGVTDAEYDELLLRSTALVTLSKAEGYGLPLVEAMALGTPVVVADTDIFREVGGSAAHYVPADSPIAFAAAVRALDDHDAWAASSTASVAQASTFSWDDSARELLAIVEELRGQG
- a CDS encoding glycerol-3-phosphate dehydrogenase/oxidase translates to MLGKPAKNANDSEAAPRPHVEALRSRPHAQVLIIGGGINGVGTFRDLALQGIDVALVERGDYCQGASGASSHMIHGGIRYLENGEFRLVRESVVERNRLLKIAPHYVKPLQTTIPIFSTFSGILAAPMRFLTHKQGKPQERGAFLIKAGLAMYDSFSRDGGSVPRHEFKGRAKALAELPALHPGIKYAATYYDASVHNPERLTLDVLQDGEKAGQSEAGTAADGASRARATNYVAATAITDRGVQLTDQLTGDEFAFTADVIVNTTGAWVDSTNAAMGAATRFMGGTKGSHIVLDHAELLAACNGREIFFEHTDGRIVLIYPMGDRVLVGTTDIDADITEEAVCTEEEIDYFFELIGHVFPAISVTRNEIVYSFSGVRPLPRHDETAPGFVSRDYRIERSDMAVAGATVPVFSLVGGKWTTFRALSEHLANDVLAALGAERKTSTAKLAIGGGAGFPATGAAVEAWIAAHTGGGVDAARAAVLLTRYGTRAGQVLAYLAAGEDESLESTRELSRREIEFMAAHEHIGHLVDVMIRRTSLAFRGLVTAELLAETAKALAGPLGWSRERQAEEVSHAEDVLSRLHGVQIQNLIA
- a CDS encoding alpha/beta fold hydrolase; translated protein: MKERTTPGTGPIAVDLSGRAADHTVEVAGAAVRYWDYAPLEWTPATRTIVMVHGFRGDHHGLERVVELLPDHRVIMPDLPGFGASPAFDRTEHSIAGYGHFLAGFLDALALGSKTVLLGHSFGSIVASHFTASRPGRVHALILVNPIAAPALEGPSGHLTKLAVFYYRAAAKLPAPLGNALLRNWLIVHAMSMAMAKTKERALLTFIHGQHHAYFSRFANRDMLLEAFRASVGGTVREVADRLTLPVLLVAGAEDEIATLPNQHKLMDLLPDGELVVISDVGHLIHYETPGPAAAAILNFLERHPAP
- the glpK gene encoding glycerol kinase GlpK, with product MSQYVIAIDQGTTSSRAIVFDHDGNIVSSGQLEHEQIFPKAGWVEHDATEIWNNTREVIGTALAQANLTRHDIVGVGITNQRETAVVWDKTTGVPVYNAIVWQDTRTQAIVDELAADGGVERFKQKVGLPLATYFSGTKIKWILDNVEGARAKAEAGDLLFGNTDSWVVWNLTGGTDGGVHITDVTNASRTMFMDLETLSWDEEILSTFGVPKSMMPEIKSSSEVYGKVHGSQLLRETPVAGILGDQQAATFGQAAFEKGGAKNTYGTGNFLIVNTGEEIVHSKNGLLTTVCYKLGDAKPVYALEGSIAVTGSLIQWLRDNLGMIKSAPEVEQLAKTVEDNGGVYIVPAFSGLFAPYWRADARGAIVGLTRFVNKGHIARAALEATAFQTREVLDAANADSGVDMEDLRVDGGMVANDALMQFQADILGIPVVRPKVTETTALGAAYAAGLAVGFWKDTDELATNWAEDKRWEPSMDSAERDRQMRLWKKAVNKSMDWVDDDVK
- a CDS encoding sugar-binding transcriptional regulator codes for the protein MYYLQDQTMDAIARELRTSRSTVSRLLSTARDTGLVQIQVKTPADRAPELERAIRKRYQVEVHVVPVLDTLDEVEVLDRVSMQAARTITPLVDSNAVIGVAWGSTLSAVSRHLTRKTTHGTTIVQLNGAGNTQTTGITYASEIIRRFGSAYGAKVEQFPVPAFFDHAETKRMMWEERSVRRILDLQERMTIAIFGVGSMDADVPSHVYAGGYLDSTDLDELEASGVAGDVATVFFRDDGTDTGIVLNDRSSGPGLDSLRRVRRRICVVSGAKKIKGLRGALAAGLATDLILDEGTARELVEADAHSSDPIFDFLNSLDGV
- a CDS encoding aldo/keto reductase, with the protein product MHLAPKVPLNNGVFIDALGFGVYKVPAAGCADLVSTAIDAGYRTVDTAALYGNEEGVGQAVHAAVAAGMPREELFVTSKVWNDRHGYDATLAAFGETMDRLKLDYLDLFLIHWPCPEQDLFIPTYQALETLYHEGRVRAIGVSNFEPEHLRRLLDATEVVPAVNQVELHPWLQQHELRALHAELGIATQAWSPLARGQLLDEPALRALADAHGTSVAQVVLRWHVQSGHLVIPKASSQERIAANLDVFGFQLSASDMAVIASMDSGRRSGSDPNNVN
- a CDS encoding MIP/aquaporin family protein is translated as MNLGIVFLSEVMGTMMLTLLGCGVVANVALRGTKGNAGGFLMVNWGWGLAVMAGVFVAAKSGAHLNPAVTVGILSSGATDYAPNVPITFGSTLTYFGGEMLGAFIGAVVCWLAYKQHFDDEPDGATKLGVFSTGPAKRNYGWNVVTEIIGTFVLVFVILHFGGGVTGLGPLPVALLVVAIGASLGGPTGYAINPARDLGPRIAHALLPIKGKGASDWSYSWVPVVGPLVGGALGGLMAQWLPLVVK